From a single bacterium genomic region:
- a CDS encoding glycosyltransferase, with the protein MVGAAIPEDVMEAVIKADPAPEIQTHKLSWAIIHGIESTGEVLDLLSTVAIKDYPKSDWLWSGYRKWDRGNGSDNRLIPFINILGLKQITRFLGCFAMLVRWSVAHRGQKRHVILYGLISAHLYAVRCVKWMLPIKATILVTDLPGLAASCEPWWKGRLRSIDRRMVYNAVHVADGLIVLAQQIAEHLSLKIPYIVMEGIVSGEAEKLLQLTPQQSNKGEKFIVLYAGALGRNYGIPMLLDAFSKLPAENFQLWLFGRGDMYEEIRCRAQQDSRIYLSEIVISTEELLQRTQQATVLINPRPTKEIFARYSFPSKILEYMAAGRPVISTRLLTIPEEYESYLIWLDQETPEGLADLLRQLREQPREQLDFLGRCGRDFVMEEKSIMKQGERIAAFIKFVNSCGKDEQTFIN; encoded by the coding sequence ATGGTCGGAGCCGCTATTCCCGAAGATGTTATGGAGGCTGTCATAAAGGCAGATCCTGCGCCTGAAATCCAGACGCATAAACTGTCGTGGGCGATCATTCACGGCATCGAAAGCACGGGAGAGGTGTTGGATCTGCTTTCCACTGTCGCTATCAAGGACTATCCTAAGTCAGATTGGCTTTGGTCTGGATATCGAAAATGGGATCGGGGTAATGGTAGTGATAACAGGTTGATCCCTTTTATTAATATACTCGGTTTGAAACAAATAACGCGATTTCTTGGTTGCTTTGCAATGCTCGTCCGATGGTCGGTTGCCCACCGAGGACAAAAACGACATGTAATTCTTTACGGTCTTATCAGCGCACACTTATATGCCGTGCGGTGTGTGAAGTGGATGCTACCCATAAAAGCAACAATTCTCGTAACTGATCTTCCGGGCTTGGCCGCTAGTTGTGAGCCATGGTGGAAAGGCCGTTTGCGATCAATAGATCGGCGCATGGTATATAATGCAGTTCATGTGGCCGACGGGTTAATAGTTCTCGCGCAACAGATTGCCGAGCACTTGTCGCTTAAGATTCCATATATTGTAATGGAAGGGATTGTCTCCGGCGAGGCCGAGAAACTTTTGCAGTTAACACCACAACAAAGTAATAAGGGCGAGAAATTTATTGTGCTTTATGCTGGTGCCCTTGGTCGGAACTATGGGATTCCCATGTTGCTGGACGCCTTCTCGAAATTGCCCGCTGAAAACTTTCAATTATGGCTATTTGGACGAGGAGATATGTATGAGGAGATAAGATGCCGGGCACAACAAGATTCCCGCATTTATCTTTCGGAAATAGTCATTTCAACAGAGGAACTCTTACAGAGGACTCAGCAAGCAACAGTTTTAATTAATCCGCGTCCAACTAAAGAAATATTCGCTCGTTACTCCTTTCCATCAAAGATATTGGAATATATGGCAGCGGGGCGACCTGTTATTAGTACTCGACTATTAACTATTCCTGAGGAGTATGAATCATATTTAATATGGCTCGACCAAGAGACGCCGGAAGGGTTGGCGGATCTTTTGCGCCAACTGCGGGAACAGCCGAGGGAGCAACTTGATTTTCTGGGGCGATGTGGGCGAGACTTTGTTATGGAAGAAAAAAGCATCATGAAGCAGGGCGAACGGATCGCAGCGTTTATAAAATTTGTTAATTCTTGCGGCAAAGACGAACAAACTTTCATCAATTAA